A window from Solanum stenotomum isolate F172 chromosome 5, ASM1918654v1, whole genome shotgun sequence encodes these proteins:
- the LOC125864539 gene encoding mitochondrial pyruvate carrier 1-like — MESVRAYLNSPMGPKTTHFWGPMANWGFVISGMMDTKKPPDAISGNMTAVLCIYSMLCMRFAWMVRPRNHMLLACHAANESVQLYQLSRWLRYRNLQPKEEAAASD; from the exons ATGGAATCCGTCCGAGCGTACTTGAATAGTCCAATGGGTCCTAAAACAACTCACTTTTGGGGTCCTATGGCCAATTGGGGATTTGTCATCTCT GGAATGATGGATACAAAAAAGCCCCCAGACGCGATATCTGGCAACATGACTGCAG TGTTGTGTATATATTCGATGTTGTGTATGAGATTTGCATGGATGGTGAGGCCTAGAAATCATATGTTGCTAGCTTGCCATGCTGCTAATGAATCTGTCCAACTCTACCAACTTTCTCGTTGGCTACGCTATAG GAACCTCCAACCAAAGGAAGAGGCAGCGGCTTCTGATTAG